The following nucleotide sequence is from Aquarana catesbeiana isolate 2022-GZ linkage group LG08, ASM4218655v1, whole genome shotgun sequence.
tgatcatatgaccatcacagttcctccatgtgactccctaaaacctgagagacacaacatggagaagattctagaagtcaccaagaagatgatggagctgctgacaggagaggtgaggaggattctgggaattctgggacattatccagtaacagacaagggatgtgtctggatggtgactgtatcattgtgtgtgtcaggttcctataaggtgtcaggatgtcactgtctatttctccatggaggagtgggagtatttagaaggacacaaggatctctacaaggacatcatgatggacaatcagccgcccctcacatcaccgggtaagaggagactttattgtaaagaagagagcagtacggagggtccacctagatcccccatcatctgataaacacatagaaacaatgtattcagggGACAGTGGAGTCAACAAGAACACAGGAACACCTGAATGCAGGGAACATAGAATTGCCGGGATATGATAACAACATGGAGTGAGGTCTTGGGCCATGGATTGAACTTACTGCACAGGCCAAGAGTGTTGATCTGAACATGACCAAATAGTAACGCTGATGGGGACTAGACATGTAGCATGCTATGTAAATCAGCAAGTAAGGCCTATACCTCCCAGTCTAGTACAGCAATGATGTAACAGAAAACCATATTTATTAAACTATAAGTAACAGATCAGCTTTGCTGCTGATCCGTGGAAATACAAGTAACAGATCATATGATCTGTGACATTTTGATTGATCCCTCTTCATTGAGCAGACTTATGTTACCTTCCTAACAcagatggaatcttgatggaagtgaactaaccctctcatatctattggtggtgtttttatatttttccaggacacgccatggagaaaccctcaaaggatcttctcactttatctccaggttgtaaaacggaagatgaggacatcacaggagattgtggaggagaaaagacaatgatctccactatggatggtggacttcacagtgtggatagaccatggaatccctctgactctgagcaacctcgtactgtgagggatggtgccggaatTCTGGGGGAGAAGACATTTTCCTGTTCTAAATGTGGGGAAAGTTTTCACTTGGAACTAAACctgggtgagaagccgtattcctgttctgagtgcgggaaatgtttttcagaaaagAGCAGTTTTACCAGGCACCAGAGATTACACGTAGACAAAAAGCCATATCCCTGCCCTGAGTGTGGAAAAGGTTATTCACATAAATCAGACCTCgttatacatcagagatctcacacaggggagaagccgtattcctgccctgagtgcgggaaatgtttttcacagaagttcaTTCTTaccagacatcagaggtctcacgtgcatgagaagccgtattcctgccctgagtgcgggaaatctttttcgTGGAAATCCAATCTTATCGAACATCAGATATGCCACAACCGGGAAAAGCTGTTTCCCTgctctgagtgtggaaaatgttttccaAGGAAATCGGCACTTGTCAGGCATCAAAAATTTCACGCTGGGGACAGGCCATATTCCTGCTCTGAGTGCACGAAAAGTTATTCACAGAAATCAGACCTTCTTGTACATCAAAGatcccacacgggggagaagccgtattcctgccctgagtgtgggaaatgtttttcactgaagtcttGCCTTACCAAACATCAAAGAACCCACACGACCCTCGACACCTCGACccaagtgcgggaaatgtcttctatatgagtCATATTTTgccgtacatcagagatctcacactgggaagAAGCACACCTTGATATACACCTCAGAAAACACGTGGCTGAGCGCTCCTCTGACCTTTATCATGGAAGAGACACTTTATAAGGAAATCAGAGATCACTAAAGACTTGAAAGTTTCGTCTGACTTACTCAACAAGTGGAAAGAAGGACAGTATGTCACTGCTATTTGAGTCCTTCCAGTAGTGTTGTCTATTCTCACCTGATCTTCATCAGAAGCTTCAAAGGAAGACATCATGGTGAGAGAGGAGCTAGGTATTACATGTATTTGAACAGAAGGGGAGATCAGACTACGTGACAGGACTTACAATTTCAGTGGCGTAGTTATCAGGCTGACATTTTCCGCTGTATCatttaatatttaaaaataaaaaatgtaaatatattaacACATATTTTTTAGTTTGAAGCAAATGAAGATTAAATGTCTGCCTTTCGAaatgttcttttcttttcctttattcctttttCTAACACTACAAGTAAGGCCCATCCTGCAGGTTTTAGTCTTAATCTTGTGTCTTAGTAGTTTGGTTTTTACCGGCTTGTACTTGTTGGAACAGCCAACCCTCCCCCTTCTCATAAATCTCAGGATGTCTGTAGTAGACTCCAATGATAAGTCCATCAGTTCATAGAACCGTCTATCATTCCTCCCGTAATTCCTCCTCTGCACCATCACCACCTCCAACCACAAGTTCATCTTTCTTCCACACTTTCACATCACATCTAACATAGAGGAACCCCCCTCAATCTTTTCTACATCCCGTTTCCCTCTAAACAGGAGGATCAGGATGAatacaaacagcccagtcttgtgaggagtCAAGCCATGTTTCTGGAACACCGACCACATCTCCAACCACAAGATCATCTTTCTTGCTCACTTTCACATCACATATAACATTAGAGGAACCCCCCTCCATCTTTTCTATGTCCTGTGTCCCTCTAAATAAGAGGATCAGGATGAATACAAACAGCGCAGTCTTGTGAGGAGTCAAGCCGTGTTTCTGGAACATCAATCACATCTCGAACCACAAGATAATCCttcttcctcactttcacatcacatATAACATTAGAGGAACCCCCCTCCATCTTTTCTATGTCCTGTGTCCCTCTAAACAAGAGTATCAGGATGAATATAAACAGCCCAGGCTTGCGAGGAGTCAAGCCGTGTTTCTGGAACACCAACTACATTCTCATTACTGAAGACATCAGCATCTCCCATTCTGCCCAGCAGGTTGCTGGATTTTGTATATTGTTATTATTTTGCATCATAATTTGTGCTGTATTATTGTATTTATAAGTGAATGTAGAGATCTCCTTATTGACTGTCATAAACTTCCCCCATCGTCTTTCATTTCTCCCTCTGCTAAGGTTTAACAATGGACGATTACTCCAACATGCCCGCTGTCTCTTATTGGTTACATCCTGGTCATTTTGGAACCCAtttccatctgtttttttttttaagacttcaaAAGATTATTATTATAATCACCATCCCTGACCCTTGCTGGAACTGTTTCTGGGTGAGAAAGGACTAGTAATCCGATAATGCAGATGTACCCCCAGCTGTCCAAACCCTGGCAGTCCCATCATGCTGATGTCATCACTGAAGACTATTCTTTTAGACCAGGGTTTGATGAaaccctaggattcctccagaggttgctatagGTTCCTGGACCAATGATAAACTCACACTGACACCAtcaatctttttagctatctgtaaggggttaattcTTCCCAATGTTCCAATTACCataaatgtaagggacattcttcctcaaCCAAGATTCCCTGAAACCCTTGGGTTCCGCcaaaggttgctagaggttccttgagaaaTTTCTGCATAtcagataagttcctactgacaccattgatctttttagatagctgtaaaggggtaattcttcccaatgtctCAATCACTGTAAGTGTAAGGAGGATGCTTCTTCAACTGTGGTTCCATGGAACCTttgggttcttccagaggttgctagggtttccttgaaCAAGGAGCAATTTCTGCCCCATAGATAAGTTCCCATTGATCTTTTTATATACCTGTAAGAAGGTAgttctccccactgaccacaagcttaaggaacattcttcctcaaCCATGCTTCATGAaacctaaggttcctccagagtagGGTttctcctccagaggttgctaggggttcattgagcaatgagcaatttctactCCTCAGATAAGttcaccattgatctttttagttctctgtaagggggtaatttttcccaatgaccacaagtgtaaggagcattcttcctcaaccaggattccatggaaccctagggttcctccagaggttgctagggatttcTTAAgctatgagcaatttctgcctctcagataagctcccactgacaccattgatctttttagctacccGTAAGGGGGtgtttcttcccaatgaccacaagtgtaaggagcattcttcctcaaCCAGAATTCTATGaaacccttgggttcctccaggttttctaggggttccttgtgcAGTGAGCAATGTCTGCCTCTCTAAttagtttccactgacaccattgatctttttagctatatgtaagggggtaattcttcccaatggccatgagtgtaaggagcatttttcctcaACCAGGGCTCCATGAAATCCTTTGGTTtgttcagaggttgctaggggttccttgagcaatgagcaatttctgcctcccagATAAACTCCCAttaacatcattgatctttttggctatctgtaagggggtaattcttccaaatgaccacaagtgtaaggaacattcttcctcaaccagggttccatgaaacccgaGGGTTCCTcgagagtttgctaggggttccttgagtaatgagcaatttctgcctctcagataaattcccattgacaccactgatctttttagctatctgtaagggggtaattcttccaaatgaccacaagtgtaaggaacattcttcctcaaCCAGGCTCCATGGAACCTAAGATTCCTCCAGagtagggtttctcaactagggttcctccagaggttgccacgGGTTCCT
It contains:
- the LOC141104878 gene encoding uncharacterized protein, coding for MKELFEGHKDLYKDIMMKLPSSRNPPERCPRPLYSLYSTQEGHTIPHHHQGEDLMKMKVKGEVEETYVRDDQQYTEEAGMTRTFIEEDTPTEISTGHAMEKPSKDLLTLSPGCKTEDEDITGDCGGEKTMISTMDGGLHSVDRPWNPSDSEQPRTVRDGAGILGEKTFSCSKCGESFHLELNLGEKPYSCSECGKCFSEKSSFTRHQRLHVDKKPYPCPECGKGYSHKSDLVIHQRSHTGEKPYSCPECGKCFSQKFILTRHQRSHVHEKPYSCPECGKSFSWKSNLIEHQICHNREKLFPCSECGKCFPRKSALVRHQKFHAGDRPYSCSECTKSYSQKSDLLVHQRSHTGEKPYSCPECGKCFSLKSCLTKHQRTHTTLDTSTQVREMSSI